TCAGCTCCAGCTATGGCAGCAACTCCAGTGCTGAGAGTCAGGACAGTATTCTGGATCACCTGCTGTCTCAGGCTTCACTTGGAAGTGCCAACAATGTGCCAGCTGGCTCTGTGGCATCTATGCCATTGTCCACTTTCCTCTGGGACTCACGGAGAGACGAGCCTTCCAAACGTGAGCTTGTAAAGGAGGAAAATTTTGACTTCCTCACCTGGTCCAGTGTGGAAACAGAGGAACAACTCGGAGGGTCTTTCCAGCCCACACTGGAAGAGATTGAAGAATTCCTGGAGGAGAATATGGAGGTGGTAACAATGAAGCAGGAGATCCGAGAAAATAGTCCAGGGTTGGGAGTAGGGCTGGAGGAGGCTCTTGGTCTGGAAGTTGGCCTAGAATGGTGCAGGGAGGCCTCCCCTGGGCCTAAGATGGAGCCAGAGGCCAAGTATTCAGACCAAACTGTCCCCACCGCCAGAACTGCTGGCCTGGCCACTGCTGACTCTAGTGAGACCAAAACCACATCTGTTAACCCCACAAATGAGCCCAGCACAGGGGCCAAGAAGGCAACAGCCAACAAATCTTCATCTGCAGACAGTGGTACAAACGGTAGTGGGATGCCGGTCATCCTGCAGATTCAGCCCCTTCAGATTAAGCAGGAGCCCTCAGTAGCGCCTCTTACCCCAGTAGCCCAGCCCCCACAGCCCGCCTCAGCCTCAGACATCAAAATTGCGCAGCTACTGGTCAACATTCAAGGTCAGACCTTTGCCCTGGTGCCCCATATCCTGCCCTCCCCCAGCCTTAATGTCTCCTCCAAGTTTGTACGCATTGCTCCTGTCCCCATCGCAGCCAAGCCCCTCGGGATCGGAGAGAGCTCAGCTAACCAGGGATCAGGGCTTCTTGTTGGAGGTCAAAAGTTCCACAAGAACCCAGTGGCGGATCTTATCAAAATGCACAAATGCTCTTTTCCTGGCTGCACCAAGATGTACACCAAGAGCAGCCACCTGAAGGCCCACCTGAGGAGGCACACAGGGGAGAAGCCTTTTGCCTGCAACTGGCAGGGCTGTGGATGGAGGTGGGTactgactgaatgaatgtattttacata
This region of Pempheris klunzingeri isolate RE-2024b chromosome 2, fPemKlu1.hap1, whole genome shotgun sequence genomic DNA includes:
- the LOC139215238 gene encoding Krueppel-like factor 15, with the translated sequence MVDNSPVSQGTFLPYSGSPQAYRLSNMVTDLGSYQVMPSPFSEDDLSESSSPRSCSSPDSQVLSSSYGSNSSAESQDSILDHLLSQASLGSANNVPAGSVASMPLSTFLWDSRRDEPSKRELVKEENFDFLTWSSVETEEQLGGSFQPTLEEIEEFLEENMEVVTMKQEIRENSPGLGVGLEEALGLEVGLEWCREASPGPKMEPEAKYSDQTVPTARTAGLATADSSETKTTSVNPTNEPSTGAKKATANKSSSADSGTNGSGMPVILQIQPLQIKQEPSVAPLTPVAQPPQPASASDIKIAQLLVNIQGQTFALVPHILPSPSLNVSSKFVRIAPVPIAAKPLGIGESSANQGSGLLVGGQKFHKNPVADLIKMHKCSFPGCTKMYTKSSHLKAHLRRHTGEKPFACNWQGCGWRFSRSDELSRHRRSHSGVKPYQCPVCEKKFARSDHLSKHIKVHRFPRSSRTVRSAN